The window GCACGTTTTGGCAGATTTATTTCTGACGCATGGCAGACCTGATAACATTCGCTCGGACAACGGTCCAGAATTCGTAGCGTTAGCTTTAAAAGAATGGTTGGCAAATCTGTCTGTGCAGACGCAGTACATTGAACCGGGCAGCCCTTGGGAAAATGGTTACTGCGAAAGTTTTAACGGCAAGCTTCGGGACAAGCTGCTGGACGGCGAGGTGTTTATGACGTTACAGGAAGCCGAAGTAGTTATCGAAAACTGGCGCCAGCACTACAACCACCGTAGGCCGCATCGCTCCCTTAACGGTAGACCTCCTGCGCCATTGACAGTTTTTACCCCTCCCCAAAGAGGAGAAATGGGACCAATCTCGCCTCCGCCAGAATTATCAGCTATACAGGCGACAGAAACAGAACCACAAAGAATCTACCACTAACATTTAACCTGGTACAAAAAAACGGGGCTGGTCAGCCAGGCATACCGCGCTGTTCAATCCACTTGTAAATTGTCTCATTAGTTACACTTAAGTAGACACAGATTTCATCGACAGTCAGCCAACGCTCGTCCATGCCCTGCACCTTTTTCATCACGGATTCCTATAAGAATAACATCTTGTTATTTTTTATTCTTTTCTGGCCAGACGATAGGTGAAAATTACATTAAATGCAAACGACTTGAGTCGAATAGTATCGATTTTTATAGAAAAGATCGATATACTACGTAACATGCCGAAACACATAGCGGAAACATTTTTCACATCCGATATTACTAACTCACCGCCAGAGCCGCTGTGTGCGGTGCGGCGTCATCAACAGCAAGCCGCAAGGCGCATTACATCCGGACGCCCCAGACATGGTAGCCGGTTGGCGGGAATTCCCCCGCCGCTGTGGCGGCAATGCGCCATACAGGAGATAAGGCGAAATGCTGTAATAAACTCTTGTGCGCCGCGTGCGACCTGCTCCAACCTCCCTGGAGATTGGAAATGGAAACACGCGAAAATGAATATTTTGTCATCAAGGACTTTGAGCGCAAGGCGCAGGAGCTGATCCACATTATGCTGCATCTTTGTGAAAAACGCGTGCTTGCAGCGGAAAAAGCAACTTCCCCCACGGGGGATACCATGGCGGAAGCGGCCTTGGCCGTCAAAGCCAGCATCAGGACATTTATCTTTATAGAGCGCTTACCGTATAAATAGCCGTTGACCTGAGCGCCCACGGTAGCGTGGGCGCTCTTGGCAAAGCGTCATCGCTCCACGCCTCGCTGTTTTTCTTTTGTGTATTCAAAGCCCGGCTCACGACGAATACGATTACCCACCAGTAGCAAGGCTTTTCCCCATTTTTTCTGTGCATAGCCCTTGGCCACGGCTTCAGCCGTTTTATCTTGGGCGGTGAAAAACATCTCCTTGCCACTATCCCTGACAGTGCCACCGTTTGGCAGAGTGAACACAACCGCGCCTTTTCCATCCACACGGTGCTTTATTTGGATGTTTTGCTCAACAGCAACTTGTTCCATGCACAGAACGGCCTGGAGACGGGTTTTGCCCTTGCCGGAAATACCCTCCATTTCCAGAATGCCGCGCTCTTTCTCCACCTGTTCAACCCTGGTCGCAGTCTTGACGGTGTAATCCTGTCCGTGGGTACTCCAGTCTTTCACTGGAGCTGCGGGCCTCTCCGGTGAAACAATTTCCGTGCTGGAACGCAGGACAGACAGAGCGACTTCGCTGCCCAGTTCCGCCTTGTGCTGCAAAAAACCGTTCCATGACGTGTACGGTACTTCCTGGCGCACCACTTCACGCGGTTCCTGAAAGGTCAACTTTTCCTTGGCCAAGGCCTCAGCTTCGTGCTTTCTGGCCAGTTGCAGCAGGTTGCGGCGGTTGCGCTTGGCAATGCCTTTTTTCTCCAGTTCCCGGCGCTTGGCTGCCCATTCGGCACGAATGGCGGCAAGGACGGTGGCTTCCTGCTCTTTGATGTTTTGAAGCGTGATTTTCCGGGCTTCAATACCCGCCTTAAATTCTGCGAATAGTTCACCGCGTTCAGGAGAGCGCTGCAAGGGCGTGGCCTTATAGCGTGGGTGTTCTTGTATGTGCTCCAGACTCTGCGGCGGAAGGTAGGGGCCAAGGCGGGCCTCCAGCTTTTTCTGCGAGAGGCTTCTGTCCAGAGCGCTTGCCTTCATGGCATGAGTCGGGTTGCTGCTGTGTCGGTCTTTGATCGCCAGGCCGTTGCCATGGGGCTTTATCTCCAGGCCGCAACAGGCAAGCGTTTCATGCAGCGCTTGCCAGGAGGCTGCCGCTTCCAAGGTTTGCAAAACCGCCTCTCTGTGGCTCTTGGCGTAGCCCTCAAAGGATTGCTGGCCGGTGTGGGCTTCCACCAGGGCGGCTTTTTCGCCCAAGCGCGTCCGCTCTCTCTGACGCTCAGAAGCCAGATCACGCCCGTTATCAACGACCAGACCGAATTCGCGCTCCAGCTCCCGGCATACTTTGTCGCGTATCCAGAAGTCACGAAATTCCTTGTTCAGGGTGTATTTTTCCGGGTGCACCATGTTGTAGGCAATGTGCATGTGGATGTTGCCGGTGTTTTTATGCACGCCACAATGGCGTTGATGAGCTGACCAGCCCAAGGCCTCGGCAAAACGTTCTTCTATCGCTTTGAAAGATCCTGGTGTCAGTTTGGCTTCATCTTCAGGCCGAAAGCTCACAACCAGGTGGTAGGTCTTCGAGTTCGTAGCGCGGGTATTTTGCGCCTGTGTGTCCAGAACCTCGGCAATGCCTTCCGCGTAATCCTCCCCGCCAAGGCATCCCGCACACCAGCTCATGAGCGCCTTTTCGCCTTCGTACCCGGCATCGGCAATGTAGGCGGCAAGGCGGGCGTAATTGTCATTTTTCGGCGCTATGCCGATGCGTTTGCTGATCATGGCTATCTGATCAGTCCGATGGCGTTTTGCAGCTCTCGCTGTCGGGTGTCCAGATCATGCAGAAGCCGATGTACGGTATGTTTGTCCGCGCCATTGGCCAGAGCCTGCTTGACCAAGCCGCCCAAGCGCCCAAGGTCGCCTTTAATCCGCCGCAGTTCGAGCCGGGCTTCCTGATGTTCCAGGCTGGGTACGGGAAATCCCAGACACACCCGCTTGCTGAACGTCGAAAGTGATAACCCGGCCTTGCGGGCTGACGCCCGGACTGCGGCGAACTCCTCCGGTGTCAGGTATGTTCTGAGTATCAGGCGTTTCGAGGGCATGGGGAACCTCCTTCAGGTTGGAGGCGCTCTGGCCCGCGTAGTGGCGGTAAACGTACCAGGCATATCGTCTGCCGCGCTCCACATCCGGGGAATGATACTTGCCGACTGCCTGCCAGTTCAGGCCGTGCCGGGCTATCTCCTGGGCCAGAATCCATTTGCCCCAAGTGGCGTTTACCTCAGGGTCAAGCAAAGAAGCTGGAGGAATACCGTAGCGTTCCATCCACCACGAATTTACCTGCATCAGGCCCACATCAAAGCTCTTGCCCGCCGCCTGCGCTGCCTGGATTATGCGCTCGGCTTCCTCTCGCGTTGCCGGAAGATAGGATTTGCCCGCCACGTTGATGGCCAGAGGATTCAAATCGGACTCCTGCCGTGTGATGGCTTCCAACAGCTTTGGCGGCGGGCCTGATTCTGCTGCTCTGACCGGCAGGGTTGAGAAAAAAAGGATGGCCATAGCCAGCATGAGTGCTTTCATCATGGAGTCTCTACCTCCGGTTTTACGTTGAGCGAAACGCGAATAAGTCAGCCCCGCAGGGCAGGACGGGGATGGAACTACCTGAAAGGTGGGTACACTCCCCTTGTCCTGTCCTCTTAGAAAAATGCAGTATAACATACTGAAAACAATATTGTTATGCCTCGAGCGATCTTTGACTAACATTGCTTTCCGTCGCTTTTACACGCATATCCTGGCCCGGACGGTATCTTGGGAGGCTAAGCTGGAATGGCATGTAATTGCAGGAGAATAGAGAATATTACGGAATAACTGGCTGTCATTCACAATTTTGCAACAAGCTGCTGCAAAATTTTGCCAGCCTGCAAATTTGGCAACAGGCTGCTGCCAAATTCACACATCTCTTTTCCTCATTGGCAGCGCCGAAGGCGCTTGCTTTTTAATTCTGGCCAGCGGCACAACTTATGGTCAAGGCCGCAAAATCCGATCAATCTGGCTTCCTTCATTTCTGCTTTCTTAATTTTTTGCCTCTTGGGTATTTATGAGCGACACTTGAGGCCTAACCATGCGACACTTAATTTTTATACAGCAGGGAAAGACGGGCTTTACTCCAAAAAAGCACCCCTGGAAGGCTAGCGAGGTAGTAAGGAAAGGAAGAAATGGCCTGAAGACGGCCTTTAAAAGGCTCAAAAAGCAAAAGAGCCCCGTGGTGGCTCATCTGCTCCTGGCAAACGCCGGTTGGATGCGGCGTACGTATGCCTGGCCTGGGCTGTAATCCGGTGGATACCCCAAGGCCTCGTTTGTTCGTCGTTTCGCCTCGGAGCCGTCCAGGCTCTGCATGAAGAATTCACCGCATTTGATGTTCCAACGGCGCACGGCTTCTTCATCATACGGCTGAGCCTGACTCCGATACGGCAGCTTTTTGGCGATCCGGCGCATCAAATCAGACAATTTTCGATTTGCCCGTTGTGCCCGGCGCTGGAGCCTGGCTGAGGCTCTCTGTCGCTCACGCTCAAGCATAGGGCCAAGATCCAGCCACTCAAAGAAAGCCGCTTTCACAACCCGAATTGCCCGGCATCCGTAATAGTCGCCTTGTTCGTTCTGCGTCCGTGGCTGTGCTACTTCCAAAAAACCGGCGTGCTTCAACAGGGCAATGGCTCTTTCGATGCGGCGCTGGCCGATGCCCGCAGTCGCCACCAGGCTTCTCATATCGATATCAATAAAGCCGTGTTCCAGGGTCGGCGTGCCCAAGCAGAGGGAAGCGAGATCCAGATATGAAAGAAGGGTTTCAATGACGATTTGCAAGGCTTCCCGGCGTTCGCTCCGAATGGCCCGTTTTGCTTTTTGGAGTGGTGGGCATTTGGCAGGATGCCTGTACCATGCTTTTGCTCGTTCCGCTGCCAACGACAAAATGCGCGGCAAACCACCTTTTCCTTTGCGAATGGGATGGGTAGGGCTGAGCCTTGGCCGTTTTGGGCAATGGCCGCAACGGTTTCCGGTCGCGGCGCTCATTCTGCTACCCTATTGCTACCCCAAAAAAAGGGCAAAAAGGAAGGGTTTACATGCAAATCTTGCACGTAAACCCTTGTATTTATGGAGCCGCCTGTCAGATTTGAACTGACGATCTGCTGATTACGAATCAGCCGCTCTACCAACTGAGCCAAGGCGGCGTAGGAAAATCTATTTATCGTGGCAGGGTAGCAATAGGGTAGCAGAAAACAAAAATCAAGAGTCCCAAACGCATGGCAACTATTTGATTTATCCCTATTTTTTCTACCAAAACCCTCCAGGGCATTACTTATTACGAATCAGCTGCTCTACCAACTGAGCTAAGCTGGCAACCGACATGAAGTGCCAAAAAACAGGGCCGTTGTCAAGCGGATAGGTCTGTTCGGCTTACGCGCATTCCACCACGAGGGGGATGACGTGCAGCTCGCGGTTCACTTCTTCCGTGTGCCCCAGCTTCCACTTGGTGGATTCCACAGGCCAGCCGAGGTGGGAGGCAACATCGCGCGCAACGCCAGCCACATTCAGGATGGGGTGCCGCTGAAAAACCTGGGGCAGCCCATAGGTCAGGTTACAGGCAAGGCACTTGCCGGGGCGCTGGCGCAGTTCAAAAGCCAGTTTGGCCTTTTGCGGCTCAACACTGCGGCAAACAAGGCCGATGTCGTAAGCGCCTTCTTCTGCGCCGCCAAAAAGCGCGTCAAAAAATTCATCTGCACGGCCAGCGGGAAAAATCTTGTCCAAAAAGGTCTGATCCAGGTTCTGCATGGTCATAAACATCCTCTGTCATTACATGAGCGGTGTTTGTATTCAAATGGCCGTCAGGCCACAAGAGCGCGTAGCAGCTCGCGCCCAAGGCGGATATCATCGCCATCAAGGCGCGAAAGCGAAAAATACGGTATCAGTTCCGCAGGGCTGGCGGCATTGCCGCCGGGATTGCACCCGGCAAGTGCGCCGAGCCATCCGGTTATTCTGCGCGGGTCTGCTCCCATTTGTCGCAGGTTGCGCAGCGCGAGGCTCTGGTGCCTTTTGGCAAGGCGTTCGCCCTCGTCATCCAGAAGCAGCGGCACATGCGCATAAGCGGGAGCACCATAGCCCAGGAGCTTGAGAAGAGCAATCTGCCTCGGCGTTGAAATGAGGATGTCGCGCCCGCGCACCACCTGATTTATGCCCATGAGCGCATCGTCCACGGCCACGGCAAGCTGATAGGCCACAACGCCGTCAGAGCGGCGCAGGGCAAAGTCGCCTCCGCAGTCGGCAAGTGTGAATGCTCGCGGCCCAAATACAGTATCGGTGAAATTCACAGGCCCGTCCGGGCAGTGCAAACGCAGGCAGGGGCGGCGGCCTGACTCCAGCAAGGCTTGCCGCTGCGCCTGATTCAGGCTGCGGCATGTGCCAGGGTAGGGCGCTCCAGCATCATCAACATGCGGCGCACCTGCCATGCTGCGCAATTCCTTGCGTGTGCAAAAGCATGGATACGTCAGGCCAGCGCTTTC of the Desulfovibrio desulfuricans DSM 642 genome contains:
- the gluQRS gene encoding tRNA glutamyl-Q(34) synthetase GluQRS, whose product is MHAAPVIRGRLAPSPTGYIHLGNAWAFLLAWLAARASSGEVVLRIEDIDPQRSRPEYTAALIEDLTWLGLDWDYGPDKPEPAGGCMGPFEQSRRGKHYAAAIAQLESAGLTYPCFCTRKELRSMAGAPHVDDAGAPYPGTCRSLNQAQRQALLESGRRPCLRLHCPDGPVNFTDTVFGPRAFTLADCGGDFALRRSDGVVAYQLAVAVDDALMGINQVVRGRDILISTPRQIALLKLLGYGAPAYAHVPLLLDDEGERLAKRHQSLALRNLRQMGADPRRITGWLGALAGCNPGGNAASPAELIPYFSLSRLDGDDIRLGRELLRALVA
- the traI gene encoding TraI/MobA(P) family conjugative relaxase, encoding MISKRIGIAPKNDNYARLAAYIADAGYEGEKALMSWCAGCLGGEDYAEGIAEVLDTQAQNTRATNSKTYHLVVSFRPEDEAKLTPGSFKAIEERFAEALGWSAHQRHCGVHKNTGNIHMHIAYNMVHPEKYTLNKEFRDFWIRDKVCRELEREFGLVVDNGRDLASERQRERTRLGEKAALVEAHTGQQSFEGYAKSHREAVLQTLEAAASWQALHETLACCGLEIKPHGNGLAIKDRHSSNPTHAMKASALDRSLSQKKLEARLGPYLPPQSLEHIQEHPRYKATPLQRSPERGELFAEFKAGIEARKITLQNIKEQEATVLAAIRAEWAAKRRELEKKGIAKRNRRNLLQLARKHEAEALAKEKLTFQEPREVVRQEVPYTSWNGFLQHKAELGSEVALSVLRSSTEIVSPERPAAPVKDWSTHGQDYTVKTATRVEQVEKERGILEMEGISGKGKTRLQAVLCMEQVAVEQNIQIKHRVDGKGAVVFTLPNGGTVRDSGKEMFFTAQDKTAEAVAKGYAQKKWGKALLLVGNRIRREPGFEYTKEKQRGVER
- a CDS encoding excisionase family DNA-binding protein, giving the protein MKKVQGMDERWLTVDEICVYLSVTNETIYKWIEQRGMPG
- a CDS encoding lytic transglycosylase domain-containing protein, which encodes MMKALMLAMAILFFSTLPVRAAESGPPPKLLEAITRQESDLNPLAINVAGKSYLPATREEAERIIQAAQAAGKSFDVGLMQVNSWWMERYGIPPASLLDPEVNATWGKWILAQEIARHGLNWQAVGKYHSPDVERGRRYAWYVYRHYAGQSASNLKEVPHALETPDTQNIPDTGGVRRSPGVSPQGRVITFDVQQAGVSGISRTQPGTSGSPARTAAD
- a CDS encoding integrase core domain-containing protein, whose amino-acid sequence is HVLADLFLTHGRPDNIRSDNGPEFVALALKEWLANLSVQTQYIEPGSPWENGYCESFNGKLRDKLLDGEVFMTLQEAEVVIENWRQHYNHRRPHRSLNGRPPAPLTVFTPPQRGEMGPISPPPELSAIQATETEPQRIYH